Proteins encoded in a region of the Sphingomonas sp. HMP9 genome:
- the aspS gene encoding aspartate--tRNA ligase, translating into MHAYRTHNCAALRPEQVGEEVRVSGWVHKKRDHGDLVFIDLRDHYGITQIVTDVSGPVFKVIEGLKSESVVTITGKVTARAPEAVNPNLPTGGIEVRATAATVQSMAGELPMPVAGEAEYPEDIRLRYRYLDLRRERLHANIMLRSQVITSLRNRMNGQGFTEFQTPILTASSPEGARDYLVPSRVHPGKFYALPQAPQMFKQLLMVAGFDRYFQIAPCFRDEDARADRSPGEFYQLDFEMSFVTQDDVFNAIEPVLHGVFEEFADWQGKGRQVSALPFKRIPYRESMLKYGSDKPDLRNPILIHDVGHHFVDSGFGLFAGIVAGGDVVRAIPAPNTAEKSRKFFTDMNDWARAEGHAGLGYITQKNGELGGPIAKNHGEEATRKLIAEMGLGPNDGIFFAAGKELAAAKLAGAARARIGADLGMIDENRFEFCWIVDFPMFEYDEDAKKVDFSHNPFSMPQGEMDALENKDPLDILAYQYDIVCNGVELSSGAIRNHRPEIMYKAFEIAGYTQADVDTNFAGMINAFKVGAPPHGGSAPGIDRMVMLLAGEPNIREVVLFPMNQKAEDLMMGAPSPVSAKQLKELNIRLTVDGPKDPAKVVAPNAG; encoded by the coding sequence ATGCACGCCTATCGCACCCATAACTGCGCCGCCCTCCGTCCCGAACAGGTCGGCGAGGAGGTCCGCGTATCGGGCTGGGTCCACAAGAAGCGCGATCACGGCGACCTGGTCTTCATCGATCTGCGCGATCATTACGGCATCACGCAGATCGTCACCGACGTGTCGGGCCCCGTCTTCAAGGTCATCGAGGGCCTGAAGAGCGAGAGCGTCGTCACGATAACCGGCAAGGTGACCGCACGCGCACCCGAGGCGGTGAACCCGAACCTGCCGACCGGCGGCATCGAGGTCCGCGCGACCGCCGCGACCGTCCAGTCGATGGCGGGCGAACTGCCGATGCCCGTCGCGGGCGAGGCCGAGTACCCCGAGGATATCCGCCTGCGCTATCGCTATCTCGACCTGCGTCGCGAGCGGCTCCACGCCAACATCATGCTCCGCAGCCAGGTCATTACCTCGCTGCGCAACCGCATGAACGGGCAGGGATTCACCGAATTCCAGACGCCGATCCTGACCGCGTCGAGCCCCGAGGGCGCGCGCGATTATCTCGTCCCCAGCCGGGTCCATCCGGGCAAGTTCTACGCGCTCCCGCAGGCGCCGCAGATGTTCAAGCAGCTGCTGATGGTGGCCGGCTTCGACCGCTATTTCCAGATCGCACCCTGCTTCCGCGACGAGGACGCACGCGCCGACCGTTCGCCGGGCGAGTTCTACCAGCTCGATTTCGAGATGAGCTTCGTCACGCAGGACGACGTGTTCAACGCGATCGAGCCCGTCCTGCACGGCGTGTTCGAGGAGTTCGCCGACTGGCAGGGCAAGGGTAGGCAGGTCTCCGCGCTACCGTTCAAGCGCATCCCCTACCGCGAATCGATGCTGAAATATGGCAGCGACAAGCCCGATCTGCGCAACCCGATCCTGATCCACGACGTCGGCCATCACTTCGTCGATTCGGGCTTCGGCCTGTTCGCCGGGATCGTCGCCGGCGGTGACGTGGTCCGCGCGATCCCCGCGCCGAACACCGCCGAGAAGAGCCGCAAGTTCTTCACCGACATGAACGACTGGGCGCGCGCCGAAGGTCATGCCGGGCTCGGCTACATCACGCAGAAGAATGGCGAGTTGGGTGGTCCGATCGCCAAGAACCACGGCGAGGAAGCGACCCGGAAACTGATCGCCGAGATGGGTCTTGGCCCCAACGACGGCATCTTCTTCGCCGCCGGCAAGGAACTCGCCGCCGCCAAGCTCGCCGGTGCCGCCCGCGCGCGGATCGGTGCCGACCTCGGCATGATCGACGAGAACCGCTTCGAATTCTGCTGGATCGTCGACTTCCCGATGTTTGAATATGACGAGGACGCCAAGAAGGTCGACTTCAGCCACAACCCGTTCTCGATGCCGCAGGGCGAGATGGACGCGCTGGAAAACAAGGATCCGCTCGATATCCTCGCCTATCAGTACGACATCGTCTGCAACGGCGTCGAACTGTCGTCGGGCGCGATCCGGAACCACCGTCCCGAGATCATGTACAAGGCGTTCGAGATCGCGGGCTACACGCAGGCCGATGTCGACACGAACTTTGCTGGCATGATCAACGCGTTCAAGGTCGGCGCGCCGCCGCACGGCGGGTCGGCGCCGGGGATCGACCGGATGGTCATGCTGCTCGCGGGCGAGCCGAACATCCGCGAGGTCGTGCTATTCCCGATGAACCAGAAGGCCGAGGACCTGATGATGGGCGCGCCGAGCCCGGTCAGCGCCAAGCAGTTGAAGGAACTCAACATCCGCCTGACCGTCGATGGCCCGAAGGATCCGGCCAAGGTGGTCGCACCCAACGCCGGGTAA